In Siphonobacter curvatus, the DNA window GACTTCGATTTCAGCCCTCGTCTTTTACCTACGTACTGCTTTTTAGTAATCATCATGTCCATTCAGCAGGAGCTTAAAGACCGCGTATTAGCGTTGGAAGAAACCTCTTTTCCAGCCCTGGCCTTGGAAGTTTTTCAGTTTCAGGCGGCTCAAAATCCGGTGTATCAGGAATATTTACGGCATTTACGGATTTCCCCTACGCAAGTGAAGACGGTAGCACAAATCCCGTACTTGCCCCTTGAGTTTTTTAAAACCCATCCCGTACTCTCTACCCCCGTTTCCAGCCCCCTTATTTTTGCCAGTAGCGGTACTACCGGACAGGTAACGAGTCAGCATTACGTAGCGGATCCGGCTTTTTATGACCAGATTAGTGAACAGATTTTTGAACGCTTTTACGGTCCCTTGCAAGATTTTCACATCTTGGCTTTGTTGCCCTCCTACCTCGAACGGAGTAATTCTTCGCTGGTCCACATGGTCCGGCATTTTGTAGAGAAGAATCAGTCGGACTATTCGGGTTTTTACCTGCATAATACGGATGAGCTGCTCGAACGCCTTCGGGCCCTTCAACCGGACCGGCAGCGTAAAGTGCTTTTAATCGGGGTCACGTTTGCCCTGCTTGATCTGGCGGAAACGGCCGATTTATCGTTTCTGGAAGACATGCCTCAACTGATAATCATGGAAACGGGCGGTATGAAAGGCCGGCGGCAGGAATTGCTTCGGGAAGAAGTCCATCAACTACTTACGAAAGCCTTTCACGTACCCGTCATTCATTCCGAATATGGCATGACGGAATTGCTATCCCAAGGATACTCTTTTGGCGAAGGTTTGTTTCATCTACCGCCGAGTTTGCAGATTAGTCTCCGGGATGTCAATGATCCGTTTACGTATTATTCCCGCAATGAACCTTCGCGGCGTTCGGGCGGACTCAATGTAATTGACCTGGCCAATATTGATTCGTGCAGTTTTTTAGAGACGAAAGATTTAGGCAGTTATGGGCCCGAGGCCAATAGTTTTCGGGTACTGGGTCGCTTCGATAACTCTGATATTCGAGGTTGTAATTTGATGGTACTTTAGCAGGATAAGTCTATGCGTTTTTTGATTCGTATTCTCTTTGTAGTGCTGCTTCTGGCGGCGGCTATTTACGGCTGGGAACAACTTAAATCACGAAAGTTCTTTTTGCAAAGACCGGAGCCCGAGGTGGTTTCCAATCATAATATTGTACTACGCGAAATTACCTCGCTGGGCAAACTAGAGCTGGTTAAATACAATTTTCGCGATGTCGTCGATCAGCAGATCACCCGTCAGTTTTTACCCGATGCGAAAGCACTACTCATTATTCAGGGCGAAGCCGTCGGTTGTCTGGATTTGACGAAGATGACGGTTACCGATTTGGGAGAAACGGGGGATACGCTAATTGTACGTTTACCCGATCCAGAAATCTGCCTGGCCCGGGTCGATCATTCGAAATCGAAAGTATACAATACGGAATTCGCTTTCAGTGATGAGGCACTTTTGATTGAGCAGGCGTTCAAAAAAGCGGAGGAACAGGTACAAACCTCGGCTATCCAACAGGGTATTTTGGAACAAACGAAGCTAAACGCTACTAAAATTCTTCGTCCGATGCTGGAAAAAGTCTCCGGCAAAAAAGTACTGCTTCGATACCGAATGAAAGGACAGATTGACGACCCCCGTTAAAGCCATTGTATACTTTTTTGAGCCCTCTCTTTCATGACTAACGCATCAATCATGAAGGAAAAAGTAGCAATTATAACGGGTGGAGCTCAGGGCATTGGCCGGGTACTAGCTCAAGATTTATTACAGAATGGTTACGCAGTAGCTATTTGGGATTTTGACGAAGAAGCACTCACCGAAACCGAACAGGCTTTAACAAACCTAGGCCCCCTACTGACGGTACGCTGTCAGGTAGGGAAAATAGCCGAAGTAGAAGCGGCCTTTGCGACCACCCTTGCCAAGTACGGCCATCTGGACGTCCTTATCAATAATGCGGCGGTATTTGAAGCCAAGCCCCTGGAAGAATGGACGTTCGAAGACTGGGATCAAGGTTTGGGTATTAACTTATCAGGTCCTTTTTATGCTAGCAAGCTGGCGGCCCCTCACCTGAAAAAGACCAAGGGATCCATCATCCATATGTGTTCGACGCGAGCGTTTCAGTCGGAGCCGGGGACTTTTGCCTACTCCGCGTCCAAAGGCGGCATTTTTGCCCTAACTCATTCTTTAGCCATCAGCTTAGGTCCTGATGTACGGGTGAACTGCATCTCTCCGGGCTGGATTGATGTCTCTTCGTTGAAGAAATCATCTGCCCGTCAGCCTGAAAAATTGAGTAAAGCCGATCATGAGCAGCATCCGGCGGGCCGCGTAGGGCAAGCCGAGGATATCGCTCGCATGGTTCTCTTTTTACTCAACCCCGACAACTCTTTTATCACGGGTCAGAATTTCTTCGTGGACGGCGGTATGACCAAGAAAATGATTTACGTATAAATCCAATAAAAAACCCGCTGACTAAAGTCAGCGGGTTTTTTATTACGTATTACTCTTCTTTGCCATCATCTACTACGTTCGGCTCCAGCGTATCGACGAGTGCTTCGTCATCCCCTTTCACCTTCTCCTTGATTTTGGCTTCCAGCTCGTCAAGCAGTTCCGGATTGTCTTTCAACAACTCCTTCACGGCATCCCGACCTTGACCCAGACGGTTGGTACCGTAGCTGAACCAAGAACCGGATTTCTTAACGATTTCCAGTTCAACGGCTAAGTCAAGGACCTCGCCTACTTTGGAAATACCTTCGCCGTACATGATGTCAAACTCGATGACTTTGAATGGAGGAGCCAGTTTGTTTTTCACCACTTTCACGCGGGTACGGTTACCCGTAATACTATCGGCTCCTTCTTTGATTTGTCCGGCCCGGCGAATATCCAAACGAACCGAAGCATAGAATTTCAAAGCGTTACCACCGGTAGTCGTTTCGGGGTTACCGAACATCACACCGATTTTTTCCCGCAGCTGGTTAATGAAGATACAGCAGCAGGACGTTTTATTAATAATACCCGTCATCTTACGCAAGGCCTGCGACATCAAACGGGCTTGCAGACCTACTTTGGAATCACCCATGTCGCCTTCAATTTCGGCTTTGGGTACCAGAGCAGCTACGGAGTCAATCACAATAATATCAATGGCACCTGAAGAAATCAGATGCTCGGCAATTTCCAAAGCCTGCTCCCCGTTGTCGGGTTGAGCAATCAACAAATTGCCCGTGTCAATACCTAATTTTTCCGCATAGCTACGATCAAAGGCGTGTTCAGCATCAATGAAAGCGGCTAAACCCCCTTTCTTTTGGGCCTCCGCAATGCAATGCATCGCGATGGTCGTCTTACCGGACGATTCAGGTCCGTAGATTTCTACGACCCGTCCCCGGGGCACGCCACCAATGCCTAAGGCCAGATCAAGACCCAGTGATCCCGTTGAAATGACGGGAATATCGAGCACTTTAGCGTCTGAAAGACGCATGACCGTACCTTTACCGTAGGTTTTGTCTAATTTTTCAATGGTCGTTTGCAGAGCTTTCAATTTCTGTCCTGCATCAGTACCGGTTGCTTGTGCCATGTATCAAAAAACGAGCTATTGGGTGAAGAATATGATCTAAAATTACTGCTTTTCGGGCAAATATCCTAACCATTGACTAAAAATTGTTGTATTTTTTTAATCAATCCGCAAAAGATACGCTGCCACGTCCTGAATACAGAAACATAGTTACTTTGAAAACACGATTGGATGAATATCCGTTTATAAAAAAAGAAATATTATTGATTTTCCGGTTTCCCCTAGAATTTTTCCATGAAACGTATCCTGAAGCGAGTCTTTCTGAGTTTGAGCGTATTACTGCTTGTATTGATCATCTGGCAGTGGGATTGGGTGAGCTATGGCTACGGCCAACTCAGTGGAGGAGCTCGGGTCATTCTCCAGGCTAAGCCCGTCGAAGAAGTACTGACGGATCCAGCAGTCCCCGATTCAGTAAAAGCCAAACTTCGCTTTGTTGAAGAAATCCGGCAGTTTGCCATCGACTCGCTTGGCCTCAATGCTACGCCCAATTACCAAACCTATTTCGATCAACAGAATAAACCCATCTGTTACGTACTTACGGTCGCGGAACCGTATCGGATTAAAGCCGTTGAGTTTTCGTTTCCACTCATCGGTTCGTTTACGTATAAGGGTTTCTTCGATTTGGAAAAAGCCAAACAGGAAGCCCAGCTCTGGAAGGATTATGATACCGAAATTAGTCCCGTCTCCGCCTACAGTACGCTGGGTTACTTTCATGATCCCATTCTTTCGGGGATGCTGCAATTGTCAGAAGGGCGATTGGCGAGCCTAATTATGCACGAAATGACTCATTCTACCTTATTCATCAAGAATCAGCATGAATTCAATGAAAACCTGGCCAACTTTATTGGCGATTACGGAGCCGTACGGTTTTTGGCACAGCGTTTTGGAACCGATTCACCGCAGTATCGCAGTTATCAGGAAGGAAAAGTGTTTCGTGAACGGTATATCCAGCATTTTAATCATGGAAAAGAGTTACTGGATCGTCTATACGAAAGCTTTACGGACCATCTGCCCAAGGCTCGGAAGGATCAGCTCAAACGAAGGCTGATCGGGCAAATCCTACAGCAGTCGGATTCCCTGTACCAGGATTTGTCTCACGTGAAAAAGCGAAGCTGGCCCACGGATGTAAACAATGCTTTTTTCGTCGGTTTTTCAACGTATAATTCCCGGAGAAATGAATTCGAAGTTGACTTCCGGGAAAAATTTAATAGTGACTTTAAGCGTTATTTACAGCATTTAAAAGCAAAATACGGCCGCTAAGCAAGAACATCGCCGTGCCACTTTGAAACCCTACTGAAAAGATTTAAAGTTGCAGCATAGAAACCTGGCGACTTGATCCTATCCCCACTATTGCATGAAGAGGTTCCGTAGTTATACATTTTTTACGTTGGTAGGTAGTTGTCTGGTAGGGTGTTTACTGGCGTTCACACAACCGGAGCCTAAAGTAGACTCGGTTATCAATCAGGGCGAACATCTGGAATATCGGGTGCATTACGGGTTTATCAATGCCGCCGAGGCCATCGTGGATGTGAGTGATAAATTTCACCGGGTGAAAGGAAAAGCCTGTTACCGGGTAACGGCCATCGGACGAACGACGGGGGCTTTTGATCTGGTTACTAAAATCCGTGATAGCTGGACCTCGTACATGGATCCACAAACCATGTTGCCGATTGACTTTGCCATGAAACAACAGGAGGGTCGCTACTACAAGGAGCAACGCGTTTCTTTTGATCAGGAAGGCGATAAACTTACTTCCGTTTCCAAAGGCAAAAACTCAGCCGAAGTCGTTAAAGATTTTAAGGTACCCGGAGACGTGTACGACGTAGTGAGTGCCTATTTCTACGTACGGGGTCTGGATTTCAACAAAATGAAAACGGGACAACTCACGGCCGTTAAGATGTTTTATGACAATGAGTTTATCGATCTACGGATTCGGTACGCCGGCAAAGAAGTCATCAAGACCAAATACGGTAAGCTCAACACGCACCGGATCATCCCTCAAATGCCCAACAACCAGTTATTCGATGGCAAAGAAGCTATTCGCATCTGGGTGTCGGATGATGCCAATAAAGTGCCCGTTAAAGTAGAATTTGACTTAGTAGTTGGATCGGTAGCCATGGATTTGAAAGATTACCGGGGGATGAAAGAAACCTTTAACTGGCAGTAAAAAGCCCTACCGCAACAAGCGATTTTTCAGTTTCCATAGCCATTGAATGATTTTCGGTAGCCGATTGCTTCGCAGTTCATAGTAGGCGACTACGTGACTCCCGAAACTGGCGTAGAACTCGGCAATGCTGGGTACATTGGCACTTTCAAAATCAAACCACGCCTGCCTTCCGGCCTGCTGCCGAATAAACTGATCAATTAAAAACGTTCGAGCATTGGCTTTCCTACCTTCCGGCGTAGCCGCATTAAACAGGTACAGGGTTCGTTGCTGAAAGGTTACAAACCAGGCTCCCGCCTCTACCCGACTGTCTTTTTCGGCATACCATAAGTCCGAATAGCCCCGTTTTTCACACGCTTCAAACAACGTTTTTAGCAAGGCATAAGCTCCTGGGTGAACCCCACCTTCAATTTGATGCGCGTGATGCTGCCTGAAAAATTCCGCTAATGGGGTGATATCGCTTCCTTCCCGGCAGGTCCAATCCGCCTGATACGCCCGCTTGACATTCATTTTGCGATCCCGATTGTAACCCTGGTAAAGGATTTCATACGGAGCATCCAGCGATAGTAGATGCGTATGCAGCTGACGAAGGTTTAACGCTGGAAAGCTACTCAGTATTGAAGCTTCGGGAAAGTTGAGTTGATAAGTGGCAATGAGCGCATAGTTAGCCAGCAGGGCCTTTATAAAATCCTTTTGAATGGCTACGGGAAGTGATTCAGCCGAATACAAAGCCAGAAACTGACAAAACAGGGGCTGATGCACCATGCGTATCCCATAGCGTCGCTGGACGGGTACGGGTAAAACGGCTCGGTACAGTTGGGAGGATTGTTCCTGCCAAACCAGGCATTCCCAGTCGGGTGAGACCTGATCCAGCCACCAGGAAAGTCCGTAGATGGTGCCCCATTCGGATTGCTCCACGCAGGCATCATACGCCTGTACATCGACCTGGGAACGGCGAAGATGATGAATCATTCAGTGCAGGTTGAAAGCCACAAAGAAAAGCAGTCTTAACTTTTCTTGCCGAAATTTTTCTGTAATTCCTGCAGTTGTGCCTTTACCTCCGCATTGTGCTCCTTGAGTTCGGAGATGGTCTGAATGGCGTGAATGACCGTCGAGTGATCGCGGCCACCGAAATGGTATCCGATGGATTTGAGGGATAGATCGGTATAATCTTTGGCAAAATACATGGCGACCTGCCGGGGAAAGACAATCTCTTTCTTGCGGCTCTTGCCTTTCATATCCTGCAAACTGATCCGGTAATGCTGGGAAATCGTCTCCATGATGGTTTCGATGGTGACTTCCCGTTCGGAATCCTGAACAATGTTGCGGAGTACCTGCCGGGCCAGATTCATGTCAATCTCCCGCCGCAGCAATGTGGCCTGAGCGATGAGCGACACGACGACTCCTTCCAGTTCCCGTACGTTGGTATCAATCGAGTGAGCCAAATATTCGATCACTTCGTAATCAATATCAACGCCGTCACCATGCAACTTCTTCATGATGATAGCAATCCGGGATTCGAGGTCCGGCATTTGCAAATCTGCCGACAGCCCCCACTTGAACCGCGACAACAGACGATCCTGTAAGCCCTGCAAATCTTTCGGCGGGCGGTCAGAAGTCATGATAATCTGCTTGCCCGTCTGGTGCAGGTGATTGAAAATATGGAAGAACGTTTCCTGCGTACGTTCCTTTCCCGCCAGGAACTGAACGTCGTCGAGAATCAACACGTCCACCTGGAGGTAGAAATTAGTAAAGTTCTGAATCGAGTTATTTCGCACGGCCATCACGAATTGATTCATGAATTTCTCCGTGGAAACAAATAACACAAATTTCCCCGAATTGGAAGCCTTGATCTGATTACCAATGGCTTGGGCGAGGTGCGTTTTCCCCAAACCCACGCCGCCGTAAATCATCAGCGGGTTAAAAGACGTAACACCGGGCTTACTGGCTACGGCCTGTCCTGCCGAACGAGCCAGTCGATTAAAATCACCCTCGACGTAATTTTCGAAGGTATAAATCGGATTGAGATAAGAAGTAAGCTCCAGACCATCCAGATCCGGTAACTCGAAAGGATTGCGAAGCTGTTCGGGTTCCGAGGCCTTCTTAGCCGGAGGAGCCGAATTTTGCGGAGCAGGCCGCTGGTTGGGTACGGTATAACCCATGGGTGGCTTCTTGTCGTCACCCCGGTCTACAATCACCGAATATTCCAGCATTCCCTGACGACCAATGGCATGGTCAATCGCCCGTCGGAGTACGTGAACGTAGTTTTCTTCCAGCCATTCGTAGAAAAATTCGCTAGGTACCTGAATCGTCAGCGTGCTTCCAACCAGACGTGCGGGCACGATCGGCTCGAACCAAGTTTTGAAACTTTGTTCAGGCACGTACTCACGTATGATCCGTAAACACTCTTGCCAAACGGATTTGGCATCACGCACGACAGTCTGCAAGGCTATTTCAGGCTGGATTTTTCATAAGGGGAGGCAAAGATAAAAAAACCGATTCTGCCTCGGCTAGTCTTCGGACAATTTCCTTTAAAAAATTTTGAGCATACTCTTTTTGGGAAAGCCGTTTCACAAATTAGAAAATTTCGGGTAGACGAACGAATATTTTTATTGATTCGCTGGATTTACAACCTAACCCTATGAAAAAGCACCCAAGTGAACTTTTTGCCGAACTTCCCGCACGTCAACGTTCCTTTCAACCCGTACCCGATTTTTTACAGCCTGCCTTAACCGAAACCCTACTGGGCTGGCAAATGTTGCCAGATACAGATCCCTGGGCGGCAGGAATGCCCTCGCAGGTGCTCTTGGTCGACCCGATTCTATCCCATGAGAAGCGATTGGAATGGCATGCTCCTGCTCCTCCCCCAAGCGACCTGGAATCCTTCGACGCTCTAGAATTAGTATTAGAACAGCCCTGGGAAGAACCCCTGGAGACGTACCTACGTCCCTTGGATGCCCAACGCCTCGCGCTGTATTTTTCAGGGAATGTCGATTTTCTGGCCTTAGGTGATACGCTGTCCGCATGCTTTCCTTACCCGATACAGGGTGGTTTCGCCAGCAAACTTCAACCTGAATTTCCAGGTTTCGAGTTAGGGTTACTACGCAAAACCGACGCATGGCCCGAATTCCGGCCTTTTCGTTTAACGGTA includes these proteins:
- a CDS encoding acyl transferase, which translates into the protein MSIQQELKDRVLALEETSFPALALEVFQFQAAQNPVYQEYLRHLRISPTQVKTVAQIPYLPLEFFKTHPVLSTPVSSPLIFASSGTTGQVTSQHYVADPAFYDQISEQIFERFYGPLQDFHILALLPSYLERSNSSLVHMVRHFVEKNQSDYSGFYLHNTDELLERLRALQPDRQRKVLLIGVTFALLDLAETADLSFLEDMPQLIIMETGGMKGRRQELLREEVHQLLTKAFHVPVIHSEYGMTELLSQGYSFGEGLFHLPPSLQISLRDVNDPFTYYSRNEPSRRSGGLNVIDLANIDSCSFLETKDLGSYGPEANSFRVLGRFDNSDIRGCNLMVL
- a CDS encoding DUF4230 domain-containing protein; translation: MRFLIRILFVVLLLAAAIYGWEQLKSRKFFLQRPEPEVVSNHNIVLREITSLGKLELVKYNFRDVVDQQITRQFLPDAKALLIIQGEAVGCLDLTKMTVTDLGETGDTLIVRLPDPEICLARVDHSKSKVYNTEFAFSDEALLIEQAFKKAEEQVQTSAIQQGILEQTKLNATKILRPMLEKVSGKKVLLRYRMKGQIDDPR
- a CDS encoding SDR family oxidoreductase produces the protein MTNASIMKEKVAIITGGAQGIGRVLAQDLLQNGYAVAIWDFDEEALTETEQALTNLGPLLTVRCQVGKIAEVEAAFATTLAKYGHLDVLINNAAVFEAKPLEEWTFEDWDQGLGINLSGPFYASKLAAPHLKKTKGSIIHMCSTRAFQSEPGTFAYSASKGGIFALTHSLAISLGPDVRVNCISPGWIDVSSLKKSSARQPEKLSKADHEQHPAGRVGQAEDIARMVLFLLNPDNSFITGQNFFVDGGMTKKMIYV
- the recA gene encoding recombinase RecA gives rise to the protein MAQATGTDAGQKLKALQTTIEKLDKTYGKGTVMRLSDAKVLDIPVISTGSLGLDLALGIGGVPRGRVVEIYGPESSGKTTIAMHCIAEAQKKGGLAAFIDAEHAFDRSYAEKLGIDTGNLLIAQPDNGEQALEIAEHLISSGAIDIIVIDSVAALVPKAEIEGDMGDSKVGLQARLMSQALRKMTGIINKTSCCCIFINQLREKIGVMFGNPETTTGGNALKFYASVRLDIRRAGQIKEGADSITGNRTRVKVVKNKLAPPFKVIEFDIMYGEGISKVGEVLDLAVELEIVKKSGSWFSYGTNRLGQGRDAVKELLKDNPELLDELEAKIKEKVKGDDEALVDTLEPNVVDDGKEE
- a CDS encoding aminopeptidase, with amino-acid sequence MKRILKRVFLSLSVLLLVLIIWQWDWVSYGYGQLSGGARVILQAKPVEEVLTDPAVPDSVKAKLRFVEEIRQFAIDSLGLNATPNYQTYFDQQNKPICYVLTVAEPYRIKAVEFSFPLIGSFTYKGFFDLEKAKQEAQLWKDYDTEISPVSAYSTLGYFHDPILSGMLQLSEGRLASLIMHEMTHSTLFIKNQHEFNENLANFIGDYGAVRFLAQRFGTDSPQYRSYQEGKVFRERYIQHFNHGKELLDRLYESFTDHLPKARKDQLKRRLIGQILQQSDSLYQDLSHVKKRSWPTDVNNAFFVGFSTYNSRRNEFEVDFREKFNSDFKRYLQHLKAKYGR
- a CDS encoding DUF3108 domain-containing protein; the protein is MKRFRSYTFFTLVGSCLVGCLLAFTQPEPKVDSVINQGEHLEYRVHYGFINAAEAIVDVSDKFHRVKGKACYRVTAIGRTTGAFDLVTKIRDSWTSYMDPQTMLPIDFAMKQQEGRYYKEQRVSFDQEGDKLTSVSKGKNSAEVVKDFKVPGDVYDVVSAYFYVRGLDFNKMKTGQLTAVKMFYDNEFIDLRIRYAGKEVIKTKYGKLNTHRIIPQMPNNQLFDGKEAIRIWVSDDANKVPVKVEFDLVVGSVAMDLKDYRGMKETFNWQ
- a CDS encoding GNAT family N-acetyltransferase; its protein translation is MIHHLRRSQVDVQAYDACVEQSEWGTIYGLSWWLDQVSPDWECLVWQEQSSQLYRAVLPVPVQRRYGIRMVHQPLFCQFLALYSAESLPVAIQKDFIKALLANYALIATYQLNFPEASILSSFPALNLRQLHTHLLSLDAPYEILYQGYNRDRKMNVKRAYQADWTCREGSDITPLAEFFRQHHAHQIEGGVHPGAYALLKTLFEACEKRGYSDLWYAEKDSRVEAGAWFVTFQQRTLYLFNAATPEGRKANARTFLIDQFIRQQAGRQAWFDFESANVPSIAEFYASFGSHVVAYYELRSNRLPKIIQWLWKLKNRLLR
- the dnaA gene encoding chromosomal replication initiator protein DnaA, yielding MRDAKSVWQECLRIIREYVPEQSFKTWFEPIVPARLVGSTLTIQVPSEFFYEWLEENYVHVLRRAIDHAIGRQGMLEYSVIVDRGDDKKPPMGYTVPNQRPAPQNSAPPAKKASEPEQLRNPFELPDLDGLELTSYLNPIYTFENYVEGDFNRLARSAGQAVASKPGVTSFNPLMIYGGVGLGKTHLAQAIGNQIKASNSGKFVLFVSTEKFMNQFVMAVRNNSIQNFTNFYLQVDVLILDDVQFLAGKERTQETFFHIFNHLHQTGKQIIMTSDRPPKDLQGLQDRLLSRFKWGLSADLQMPDLESRIAIIMKKLHGDGVDIDYEVIEYLAHSIDTNVRELEGVVVSLIAQATLLRREIDMNLARQVLRNIVQDSEREVTIETIMETISQHYRISLQDMKGKSRKKEIVFPRQVAMYFAKDYTDLSLKSIGYHFGGRDHSTVIHAIQTISELKEHNAEVKAQLQELQKNFGKKS